GGATTGTGGTGGCAACGTTGCTGACGCTGCTGTTCCTGCCGGCGCTGTATGTGGCCTGGTACAAGATTCGCGAGCCGAAGAAAGAGGCGCAGTAAGGCGAGCGCCTTGCGCTCATCGCCAGCAGGCTGGCTCCCACATTTGGAATGCTTTCCCCTGTGGGAGCCAGCCTGCTGGCGATGACGTCTGAATGCATTACACCGTTTTGCGCCAGACACTCGCCAGCCACGGCTGCTGCTCCCGCGGCAGCCCCGTCGGCCGGTAGTAATGCTCCAGCTCGACGAACCCTGCAGCGGTCAGCAACCCGCGCCACGCCTCCAGATCGTGATAAGAGCCATAACGCGGCCCGTTCCAGCCTTCACGGTTATCCCCACGTGGATTGGAGCTGAACAACACGCCGCCCGGTTTCAGTGTCCCGTGCAGTTGCTGCAGAATCCGTGGCAATTCCTGCAACGGCACATGGAACAGCACCGCGTTGGCGAAGATCCCGTCGAAACGCTCTGCCGGCAACTCCAGCTTCAGAAAATCCTGGCACCACACCTCACAGCCACTGTCCTCCCGAGCCATCTGCGCGAATTTTTCCGCACCGTCGAGGCCGACGGCGATGTGACCCATCCGTGTGAAGGTCTGCAGATCCCGCCCCGGTCCGCAGCCGAAATCGAGAATGGAAAACGGCGCTTCAGCCTGAATATGCCGCAGCAGGGCGTCGATGTTCTGGCTGACATCATGGTCGCGGGTGCCTTCACGAAAGTCCTCGGCCACCGAGTTGTAGTGGCCGAGGGTGGTGGAGGTGATCTGTTCCAGATCGATAGGCGTCTGTTTCATGGTCGGACTGCGCTGGCAAAGGATGTTGCCGACTATACGCCATGCAATTCAGCGCTTGTTCAACCCTCGCGCCAGACGGTCGCCGCCCAGCTGAATCACCGCCACCAGCGCCACCAGCAGCACGATCACGGTCAGCATGATCTGGCTGTCAAAACGCTGATAGCCGTAGCGATAGGCGATGTCGCCCAGACCGCCGGCACCAATCGCTCCGGCCATCGCCGATGAGTTGATCATCGTCACCAGCGTAATGGTGAACCCGCCAACGATGCCCGGCAGTGCTTCGGGCAACAACACGTGCCAGACGATATGCCAGCGCCGGCAGCCCATGGCTTGCGCGGCTTCGATCAAGCCGTGGTCGACTTCGCGCAGGCTCACTTCGGCGATCCGTGCAAAAAACGGCGTGGCTGCAATGGTCAGCGGTACGACGGCCGCCCACACACCGTAAGTGGTGCCGACGATCAGCCGGGTGAACGGAATCAGCGCGACCATCAGGATCAGAAACGGAATCGAGCGAAACAGGTTCACGAACGCACCCAACGCGCGATTGAGCACCGGCGCTTCGTAGATACCACCTTTGTCGCTGGTGACCAGAATCACCGCCATGGGAATCCCGGCGAGCAATGCAATCAGCGACGACACGCCGACCATCAGAAACGTGTCGATGAAGCCCTGCAGCAAGCGATCAAACCACATAACCCAGCACCTCCGTGCGTTGTGCCCACTGGCCGGCACGCTGACGCAATTCCTCGGCGTTCAGCTTTGATCCCGCCACCGCCAGCAGCAATTGCCCGAGCGCGTGGCCCTGAATCCGTTCCACGCCGCCCTGGAGCAATTTCACCCGGCCACCGAGGGCGGCGAACAGCGCGGCCAGATCCGGTTCGTCCTGCTGGCTGCCGGTGAACTGCAAACGCAGCACCACGGACGCATCGGACGATGACGGTTGTGCCTGCAAACGGCTTTGCAACTCTTCGGGCAACGCGTGCTGCAGCGGTGCGAGCAAGGTCTGGCTGACCTCGTGTTGCGGGTTGCCGAACACTTCCCAGACCGGGCCTTGTTCGACGATGCGGCCATGTTCAAGCACGACGACGCGGTCGCAGATTTCCCGGATCACCGCCATCTCGTGAGTGATCAATACGATGGTCAGGCCCAGGCGTTTGTTGATCTCGCGCAGCAGACCGAGGATCGACTGGGTGGTTTCCGGGTCGAGGGCCGAAGTGGCTTCGTCACACAGCAGAATGTCCGGGTCGTGCACCAGCGCGCGGGCGATGCCGACACGCTGTTTCTGCCCGCCGGAAAGCTGCGCCGGATACGCCTTGTGCTTGGTTTGCAGGCCCACCAGCTCCAGCAGTTCGCGAACCTTCTTCTCCCGCTGTTCCTTCGGAACGCCGGCGACTTTCAGCGGCAGTTCGACGTTCTGCCACACCGTTTTTGCCGACATCAGGTTGAAGTGCTGGAAGATCATGCCGATCCGCCGACGCAGGGCGACGAGGCGATCCTCGTCGTACTCGCCGATGTCCACCTGATCGATCAGCACCCGGCCCGAGGTCGGTTGTTCGAGGCGGTTGATGGTGCGGATCAGCGACGACTTGCCGGCGCCGCTGCGGCCGATGATGCCGAACACCTCACCGCGCTGAATCGCCAGGTCGATGCCTTGCAGGGCTGCGACCGGGCCTTGTTTGCCGTCGTAGGTTTTGCCGAGCCCGACGAAACGCACATGGGCGCGGTTCAGCTCGGGATGCAGTTCGGTGCGTTGCGCAAGCGCGGGTGGCTCTGGAAGATCCAGTCGCCGTTGGATGGCCGCGGTCATCCTCAGCTTTCCCAGCCGGCCTGGTACAGCTTGCCGTGGGCCTTATCCAGCGCGGCGCGAACGGCCGGCGAATGCTGGTAGATGTCGACGAACTTGATCAGGCGCGGATCGGTCTTGCTCTTCGGCTGGATCACGAACTGGATCACGTATTCCTTATGGTCGAGGCCGTCGAACAGCAGCGCAGAGCCGGCATCGAACGTCTTCGCCAGACGGATGTAGGCCGGATAGCCCTGGACCAGGTCGGCATCGTCATAAGCGCGCACCAGTTGCACGGCTTCGACCTGGAGGATTTTGATCTTCTTCGGATTGGCGACGATATCGTCTTCGGTGGCCTTGTAGCCGACGCCCGGTTTCAGGGTGATCAGACCGGCCTTGGCCAGCAGTTGCAGACCGCGTCCGCTGTTGATCGGGTCGTTGGCGATGGCGACGCTGGCGCCTTCCGGCAACTCGTCGAAGCTTTTGTATTTCTTCGAGTACAGGCCG
This genomic window from Pseudomonas kribbensis contains:
- a CDS encoding methionine ABC transporter permease translates to MWFDRLLQGFIDTFLMVGVSSLIALLAGIPMAVILVTSDKGGIYEAPVLNRALGAFVNLFRSIPFLILMVALIPFTRLIVGTTYGVWAAVVPLTIAATPFFARIAEVSLREVDHGLIEAAQAMGCRRWHIVWHVLLPEALPGIVGGFTITLVTMINSSAMAGAIGAGGLGDIAYRYGYQRFDSQIMLTVIVLLVALVAVIQLGGDRLARGLNKR
- a CDS encoding class I SAM-dependent methyltransferase; this translates as MKQTPIDLEQITSTTLGHYNSVAEDFREGTRDHDVSQNIDALLRHIQAEAPFSILDFGCGPGRDLQTFTRMGHIAVGLDGAEKFAQMAREDSGCEVWCQDFLKLELPAERFDGIFANAVLFHVPLQELPRILQQLHGTLKPGGVLFSSNPRGDNREGWNGPRYGSYHDLEAWRGLLTAAGFVELEHYYRPTGLPREQQPWLASVWRKTV
- a CDS encoding MetQ/NlpA family ABC transporter substrate-binding protein, yielding MTKKLLSHPVKALALAFGLFSSAVFAADAPLKIGTTAAFAIPLEAAVEEAGKQGLKVELVEFTDWIAPNVSLAAGDIDVNYFQHIPFLENAKAASGFDLVPFAPGIINNVGLYSKKYKSFDELPEGASVAIANDPINSGRGLQLLAKAGLITLKPGVGYKATEDDIVANPKKIKILQVEAVQLVRAYDDADLVQGYPAYIRLAKTFDAGSALLFDGLDHKEYVIQFVIQPKSKTDPRLIKFVDIYQHSPAVRAALDKAHGKLYQAGWES
- a CDS encoding methionine ABC transporter ATP-binding protein translates to MTAAIQRRLDLPEPPALAQRTELHPELNRAHVRFVGLGKTYDGKQGPVAALQGIDLAIQRGEVFGIIGRSGAGKSSLIRTINRLEQPTSGRVLIDQVDIGEYDEDRLVALRRRIGMIFQHFNLMSAKTVWQNVELPLKVAGVPKEQREKKVRELLELVGLQTKHKAYPAQLSGGQKQRVGIARALVHDPDILLCDEATSALDPETTQSILGLLREINKRLGLTIVLITHEMAVIREICDRVVVLEHGRIVEQGPVWEVFGNPQHEVSQTLLAPLQHALPEELQSRLQAQPSSSDASVVLRLQFTGSQQDEPDLAALFAALGGRVKLLQGGVERIQGHALGQLLLAVAGSKLNAEELRQRAGQWAQRTEVLGYVV